One Marmota flaviventris isolate mMarFla1 chromosome 17, mMarFla1.hap1, whole genome shotgun sequence genomic window, AGTTTGGGTAGAAACCTACCTAATGTGGGGAAAGTGGGAGGGAGGTGAAGTCCGGACTTGTGGAAAAGTGTGGAAGTGCATGTGTGTGGGCTGTAGAAGAGCCTGAGGGAGGATACGCTGTAGCTTGACGTTGTTGAAGAGTGGGCTCTCCTGCGCTTCCATCACCGTCATGCTGGACTGTTTGTGCAGGCGGCAGAAAGACAGGACCAGCGAGCACCAGGCAGCCAGTTGCTTCTGCCGAGTGTCCACGTTCGGCTGTAACCTGCCGGGTGGAGGGAGTAGAGTGCAGAATTACAGGACGCTAGAGGCAGCACTTGCCCCTGGGCGCGTCTGGAGGAGAAACGTGGGGAACTAAGAATGATAGCGGCTGGATCCTTTCTACACCCCCCACCCAAGTGATGCAtcaggactgagcccagggccccggggaggagaggggaaggtaCAGCGGGGCTTCTCGGGGTCCCAGCCTCACGTAAAGAAGGGCGGGAAGCGGTACTGCCACGGCCACTCGAAACTCATCGCCATCGTAGTAGCCCAGAAAACACGGAACCTCCGCACACGGGACTTCCGGCATCCGCATCAGCACGTCCGGGCAGGAGGCACAGCAGAAAGGTTCCGGACACCTTCTAGGAGACTGACGGCCCGACGGAAGGGCTTTCTGTGATCAGCCAGTCCTCTGCCATTATCCTTAAAAGCTTTATCTTTTAGACCAGAAAGAGCCTTATGAAGTCTTCTGGTTCGATGTCAGAAAAGGGAAGTGAGTTCCCCAACGCAGCATAGTTTGTTAGTAGAACACCAGTAGAACCCAGGTCTCTAGACTTAGTTCCACTGTACTACGCACCTTTTAATATTAACATGCATGTCAGTTACCATTTAATTAAAACTCCCCACGATTTTACAATCTCTTTGATTCCTGTGTCTTTGACTCCACCGTTCCTCAGTCTCCGTCTTtgtaagttgtatcactagaGACAGCTCTGCTTCCAAAGACAGGGCTGCTATCTTTCTCACCTCACCCAAGTCCTCAACCTCCTAGTCTCAAGTTCCAGGAACCCTTTTGATGTTATCTGCCTCCTTACACAGTTGGTCAGTTCCCAAACCAGAATTGTTGCTctatgccccccacccccatcctcttttttccctattttatgAGTTTGAGGTCAGGCATGTGAACCCTTTAGTCGTTCTCTCTTTGTCACTATATTTGATTCATACAAAGATTCCTCACCACTTTTACTCCTTCTTTTACAAGAGTCACCCTTAGACCTGTCTTCTCACCTCACCTTTCCAACTTCCTTCAGGACTTCTCTTTAATATTCTGTCTCTCTTTTCCCTGGTTCCTTTCCTTTAGGACACAAACATGTTTAGGCCATCcctatttaaatatatgcataccCTTAATCCTGTCACCTCAATTTCCTGTCTGATCTTTAACCTTTATTTCACACCAGTCCATCATTGGGCATAGTTTATGGTCCACAgagcaatcaacaaatatttttttaattattattttttaatatttattttttagttggacacaatatctttatttatttatttttatgtggtgctgcggatcgaacccagggcctcacacatgctaggcaagcgttctaccgctgagccacaaccccaaccctaatcaatcagcaaatatttgctgaacgAATGAATTTATCAGCTTCCTCAGAGACCACCATTTTCTTGGCCTCTTTGATGCTTTTTTCTATGACTACCTCTTTGATCTTATCTCTGTCTCCATTTTTCCCCTCATTCTTCAAAGGTGGACATTTCCTTGgaggttctttttttaattttttagttgtagttggacataatacctttattttatttatttatttttatgtggagctgaggatagaacccagggcctcacacgtgctaggccagcactccacctgagctacagccccaggccctcaACCTTCTTTTCAATACACCTTATCTCTTAGAGCTCTTATCCCTCCTGTGGGTTCATATTGCCTTTCTGTGCTGAAGACTCTCAAACCTCTATTTCCAGATCTAACCTTTTCCCACTGAACCCCATTTCTAATTCTTTGTGGGACATAACAGCTTGTTCCACTGTTTCCTCATATTGCACATCCTTTTCTTCAGGCCAATTCCTCCTCCTAATGGTCCTCTTCTATTATTACTGCTATCATTATTCTAATAACTCAAGTTCAATGTTTAAGTTGCCCCTAACTTCTCTCTCCTTTATCCCCGCCATATCCAAGTCCTACTggtttactcctttttttttttttaactttattttatttatttattttaatgtgatgctgaggattgaacacagtgcctcgcacgtgctaggtaagcactcaaccaccaagccacaaccccatccctgctcccctgaggttttttttgttgggggagggtactagggattgaattcatgggcactcgaccactgagtcacatccccagccctattttgaattttatttagagacagggtctcattgagttgcttagcgtctcacttttgctgaggctggctttgaattcaggatccttctgcctcagccttctgagccactgggactacaggtgtgtgccattgcacccggCCATGTCTTCATTTTTCAAGCTTGGATTACTGTGATGATTTCCTAATTTATCTCTCTTTCTACTCTTTCCCCTTCAAGAATGCACTCCATCTAAGGCCTTGTCATATCCCAACTCAACAAACACCCTTCTGTGACCACACCTGTGATGGTTTCAGCTAAGTGTGATTCCCTCCTTCCTTTGCACTTGAATAAAATTTGGGTTGTATTGCTTACATGTCTCTCATTACATATTCCATCAtttttatgtgtacatatgtCAAATTTCCCACTAGATAAAAGCCACTGAGGGCAGAACAGATTCTAACCTACCTTTCCAACAGCCACACCATACACAGTGTCTTATACCAATAGCCCCCAGatgtaaatcaataaaacttGGTAAAAGCAAATATGTGCCAAGAAGAAGTAGATATATTCTTGGGGAAGATGGTTGTATTCATAGAGatacagcaaatatttatttcagctGAAACCTCACAATAGcttaggagggctggggttgtagcacaatggtacagtgcttgcctagcacatgtgaggcactaagttccatcctcagcaccacataaaaataaataacataaagatataaaaaagaaacatctttaaaaatatgtatcctTAGGGAACAGATATGTCTCTATAGGGACAAGTGTTTTCTGAAAGAAGTATGTCTCTGGGAATAGGTACATGCCAGGAAACACAGACATATATCTATGGCATAGAGAGGCATGACCCAGGAAATGGACATGCATGTATTCGGAGAGGCAGATATTTCAACAAGGAAAGTTTCTAAGGTAGCCAAGTGTGCCACAGGAATAAACAGTGTCTCCATGGAGAACAAAGTTGTAATTGTTTTTAGTGACCTGGCAGGTGAGTCCAagcaagggctggagatgaggatTCCATAGTGAGAACCCTTATTAACCAGGAAACATTGTTCATATAAGAAATGGTGagtttgggctggggctgtagctcagtggtagagtgctttcctcacatgcatgaggtactgggtacaatcctcagcatcacataaaaataaataaataaaatacagatattgtgtccatctacaactaaaaaattaaaaataataatattaaaaaaatggtgagggctggggatgtggttcaagcggtagcgtgctcgcctggcatgcgtgcagccggggttcgatcctcagcaccacatacaaataaagatgttgtgtccgccgaaaattaaaaaataaatattaaaaaaaaaagaaatggtgagTTAGACAGTTCagtgtaatcccagtaacttgggaagctgaggcaagaggatggcaaaaTTGaggtcaggctcagcaacttaatgagaccctgtctcaaaaataaatgaaaaggatgtagctcagtggtaaagcacttctggattcaatcccccagaaccaaaacaaaaacagaaatggtgagttGCATATAAGGGCTAGCTAAGTCCCTAGAAAGTATAACAGTATATCAAGGTGAAATATCATATTGATATGTCTCAGGAATCGGATAAAAGATCAAGCTAAAAGTCAGTGGCTACTACAGAGAGGACAGTTCTCTGACCCCAGGATCCAAATGCTCCTCCGCCTTGAGCTTCTTCCACATCATATACATCTTCTGGTCGTTGGTTTAGTAGACACCAGAGGGCAGTGTGTGGCCAGTCTATAGGCCACACCCTGTCCAGGACACTGTAGGATCTAAGCCAATGACCTGGAGCGGGAATGGTGAGCCTAGCTGAGGAAGCCCCCACTGCCTTTGGCATCAATCTGGAGGTCCTTAGGGATTGATTCCCTTCGCTTGTCAGGTTTCTGCTTCCCAGGTTCTGGGAGTAAACTGAGGCATGAAGAAGGGGAGAAGTAGGGGCTTCCAGGTAGCCACCctttcttcttgctaaagattctacccttgcccctccccccaccacatTCTCAATCAGAGGCTCCCAGCTGCTGTCCAGACCGGAAGGGAGTCTCTTCCTGCTCCTTTCCTGGAGCTGGATTTGGACAGAGGCAGGAAAGGCTCCTCCCTGGGAGGAAGAACTATAGGGGTATGGCTTTCATGTGAGGGTGGGGGCAGGTGAAGTGAACAGAATAGTGAAGCCATCTAGAGTCTTCCAGCTCCTCTACCCAGAGCTGAGTGCCTGTGGGACTGGCAGTGACTGTGGACACAGGCACCACTTGAATGGGGTAGGGGACATTgtacaaaaaaacagaaattttattttgaagattacaGAACTTGTGCCATGATGCTGACTCACCTCCATTTCCACCAATCCAAGGATTTGCAGTGGGTGTGAGAGTGAGAAAAGTGggtagggaggggaggagagagaagtaaCATGAAGGTTTTGAAGTTCAGGCTACCCTAGGCCTGGGTCTCACTGTCTTTACTCCTCCATACCACAAGAGTGACAAGGAAGGGGATGAGGCAGATGGGGGCTATGATCATGGCCAAGAGCACATCCTCCGGGGGATCAGAGAAGCTGGGCTGCACCAGGGAGCAGTTGGCAAAGTGAATCAGGTGGGTATCAAAGATGATCTTCTCTGCCCAGGGATTGGGGAAGCCCAGGCCAAACTCCTCCGCCTCATGCTCCAAGCAATCCCGAAGTTCACTATAAGGCCTGCAGGGCAGTAGAGGAATGGAGTAAGGGAGGGGTTGGGTCCAGGAAGAGGAGGTTTACTCCAAACCCACTTAGGGTTCAACCCCTAGCCTGAGTCCCCTTCAGCACTGCCCCTACCTGCTAATCACGGTCCAGTCACACCAATCCTTTTCAATGGAGTCCATATACATCTTATAACCTTGCCAGCAAAGTAGGGCATTTGTCTTATAATCTTCCACGGTCTTTCCTGTAGGTACAAAAGCTGCATTATGACCACATCCCCTGGCTCTCCCTTCAAACCCTCTGGCCCAGGTATTTCCAACTGGAGCTCCTGACCTTGTCTTCAAGCATGGGAACCTCTCCAAAAGTTTCCCTAGAAGACACTTTGGCTGAGAGGAGAACCCAGCACTGGAATCTTTTAATGACTTCCACATGCACAGCACTTCTTATCCCAGCCTGAGGAGCTTCTCCACATACACCTTTTCCTGAATCTTCTCATTCACATGTGAGGTGGGCTAGCTCAAGGCTGGACAggaggtgtttttgtttgtttgttttgttttttgtgggatGAGAGGGAATAGCATCACAAGTAATCCTAAGAGAGGAGTTTAGTGAGGCACCAACTGGGATTGGGCCCGCCTTGTAGCAAAGAGACCCTCCCCACTAACCTGGCTCTCCTCTTGCCCTTGGCCACTCTCTCACACCTTTGGGTACCCACCTTCTGACTTCAAGCTGTCCTGGATGGGAGAAGGTTGAGCCAGGGATTCCTGGGGCTTCAGCAGAGCTGTGGGAAGAAATGGGAGAGAAGGGTGGAATGGTGGGTTCTGGGCAGTGGAGCCTGCTTGGGGATTGGGAGCTAAAATCCTGAGAAGTCAGGGCTACcttggaagagaaagaggaataaTCCACCCTCTCACGGGATGTCTTCGTGCGGGGAAGGGACAGGCTGGTACCAGCTGCTTCCCACTCGCATCCAGGCCCAGAGCCCCATCCCTCCTGGGCAGCCCAGGACCTCCCAAGACCTCTCTGCGGGGTCCCCGCTGGCACCCCAGCTTTCCCTGAGAGGGGAGCAGCTCGCCTGCGTCCTCCCCGAGGTGGGACTGGGGGCCGCCAGAAGGACAGCGCTGCCCTGCACTTCAGTCTGCACCCGTACTGGGGCGGGTGCTGGCCTCGGCCATCCAGCTCCCCTCCTCTCCGGGGCTTCCCGCGCCTCCCGCCCGGGCCCAGGGACGCAGCGCTCACCgcccagcaggaggaggaggaggcggagcGCTGTCGGCCACCCCGCGCGGGTCTCGGGGAGCCGCGAGCTGCCGCCGGTGCGCTCCGCACGGAGCAAAGTCATCGCGCGGCGAGGAGGCAACGGGGAGCGGCGGAGCTGAGCCGAGCCGGAGCGGGGGAGCCTATATCCCCGGCCCCAGCCGCAGGAAGCCGCGCAGCTTCCTCGCAGGGGCTGGGACGGCTGCGGCCACGTGGGGGGCGGGGGCGACGCCCGGGGCCGGCGAGCTGGAGGGGGAGTCGCTGCCGCACCCGCGCCTGGCGCCCGTGGCTCCCTCCGCCTAGCCGGCTTTGGCCCACGCTCTTTTCCATCTCACCCTGCGGGGCTGGACAGCTCCCCTCATAACCTCAGTACGGGAATCTGTTTCCTGGGCCCGGCTGAGTGGCGCCCAGAGTCTCCCGTCAGATTCTTGTTGCCCCCTCCCTT contains:
- the Ramp2 gene encoding receptor activity-modifying protein 2, which gives rise to MTLLRAERTGGSSRLPETRAGWPTALRLLLLLLGALLKPQESLAQPSPIQDSLKSEGKTVEDYKTNALLCWQGYKMYMDSIEKDWCDWTVISRPYSELRDCLEHEAEEFGLGFPNPWAEKIIFDTHLIHFANCSLVQPSFSDPPEDVLLAMIIAPICLIPFLVTLVVWRSKDSETQA